In Emys orbicularis isolate rEmyOrb1 chromosome 12, rEmyOrb1.hap1, whole genome shotgun sequence, one genomic interval encodes:
- the LOC135886859 gene encoding olfactory receptor 10C1-like isoform X3, whose translation MSIENHTSVTEFIILGFSNLPHMERLLFLLFICIYFITVLGNILILILINVDPALHAPMYFFLRNLSFLEICYTSVTLPKMMANLLSEDKTISFVGCAAQMYFFLLLGATECCLLAVMAYDRYSAICNPLRYAAIMNKTVCVRLAAGSWICGSLVALGHTTFIFTLPFCGSNVINHFFCEIQPVLTLVCGDTYWNEFQIIVAAAFVIMMPFLLILVSYIHIISTILKMSSAKGRHRAFSTCSSHLTVVVLFYGTAVFIYIRPKSSYSLDVDKLLSLFYSVVTPILNPIIYSLRNKDVKRAIRRMGIKIFPPKT comes from the exons atgagtAT AGAAAATCACACCTCAGTGACTGAGTTCATTATACTGGGCTTTTCTAACCTCCCGCATATGGAGCGCCTTCTCTTTCTGTTGTTCATATGTATTTATTTCATCACAGTGCTGGGCAACATCCTCATCCTCATCCTTATAAATGTGGACCCAGCCCTTCAcgcccccatgtacttcttcctcaggAACTTGTCCTTCCTGGAGATCTGCTACACCTCTGTCACCCTGCCCAAGATGATGGCCAACCTCCTCTCAGAGGATAAAACTATCTCCTTTGTCGGTTGTGCTGCACAGATGTATTTCTTTCTGTTACTTGGAGCGACAGAGTGCTGCCTGCTAGCCGTTATGGCTTATGACCGCTACAGCGCCATATGTAACCCCCTGCGCTATGCGGCCATCATGAACAAGACTGTGTGTGTCCGGCTGGCTGCCGGCTCGTGGATCTGTGGCAGCCTCGTGGCCCTGGGCCACACCACGTTTATCTTCACACTGCCTTTCTGCGGGTCCAACGTGATCAACCACTTCTTCTGTGAGATCCAGCCGGTGCTGACGCTGGTCTGTGGGGACACCTACTGGAACGAGTTCCAAATCATTGTGGCAGCTGCCTTCGTCATCATGATGCCCTTCCTGCTGATCCTGGTGTCCTACATCCACATCATCTCCACGATCCTTAAAATGAGCTCTGCCAAAGGCAGACACAGAgctttctccacctgctcctcgcACCTCACTGTGGTGGTACTGTTCTACGGGACAGCCGTTTTCATCTACATACGTCCCAAATCCAGCTATTCCCTGGATGTGGACAAGTTGCTCTCTCTGTTCTATTCGGTGGTGACTCCAATACTGAACCCCATTatctacagcctcaggaacaaggATGTTAAAAGAGCAATTCGAAGAATGGGAATCAAGATCTTTCCTCCAAAAACATAG
- the LOC135886859 gene encoding olfactory receptor 10C1-like isoform X4 — translation MKYPEGIRENHTSVTEFIILGFSNLPHMERLLFLLFICIYFITVLGNILILILINVDPALHAPMYFFLRNLSFLEICYTSVTLPKMMANLLSEDKTISFVGCAAQMYFFLLLGATECCLLAVMAYDRYSAICNPLRYAAIMNKTVCVRLAAGSWICGSLVALGHTTFIFTLPFCGSNVINHFFCEIQPVLTLVCGDTYWNEFQIIVAAAFVIMMPFLLILVSYIHIISTILKMSSAKGRHRAFSTCSSHLTVVVLFYGTAVFIYIRPKSSYSLDVDKLLSLFYSVVTPILNPIIYSLRNKDVKRAIRRMGIKIFPPKT, via the coding sequence ATGAAATATCCTGAAGGGATCAGAGAAAATCACACCTCAGTGACTGAGTTCATTATACTGGGCTTTTCTAACCTCCCGCATATGGAGCGCCTTCTCTTTCTGTTGTTCATATGTATTTATTTCATCACAGTGCTGGGCAACATCCTCATCCTCATCCTTATAAATGTGGACCCAGCCCTTCAcgcccccatgtacttcttcctcaggAACTTGTCCTTCCTGGAGATCTGCTACACCTCTGTCACCCTGCCCAAGATGATGGCCAACCTCCTCTCAGAGGATAAAACTATCTCCTTTGTCGGTTGTGCTGCACAGATGTATTTCTTTCTGTTACTTGGAGCGACAGAGTGCTGCCTGCTAGCCGTTATGGCTTATGACCGCTACAGCGCCATATGTAACCCCCTGCGCTATGCGGCCATCATGAACAAGACTGTGTGTGTCCGGCTGGCTGCCGGCTCGTGGATCTGTGGCAGCCTCGTGGCCCTGGGCCACACCACGTTTATCTTCACACTGCCTTTCTGCGGGTCCAACGTGATCAACCACTTCTTCTGTGAGATCCAGCCGGTGCTGACGCTGGTCTGTGGGGACACCTACTGGAACGAGTTCCAAATCATTGTGGCAGCTGCCTTCGTCATCATGATGCCCTTCCTGCTGATCCTGGTGTCCTACATCCACATCATCTCCACGATCCTTAAAATGAGCTCTGCCAAAGGCAGACACAGAgctttctccacctgctcctcgcACCTCACTGTGGTGGTACTGTTCTACGGGACAGCCGTTTTCATCTACATACGTCCCAAATCCAGCTATTCCCTGGATGTGGACAAGTTGCTCTCTCTGTTCTATTCGGTGGTGACTCCAATACTGAACCCCATTatctacagcctcaggaacaaggATGTTAAAAGAGCAATTCGAAGAATGGGAATCAAGATCTTTCCTCCAAAAACATAG
- the LOC135886859 gene encoding olfactory receptor 10C1-like isoform X1, with the protein MDILYSCEENHTSVTEFIILGFSNLPHMERLLFLLFICIYFITVLGNILILILINVDPALHAPMYFFLRNLSFLEICYTSVTLPKMMANLLSEDKTISFVGCAAQMYFFLLLGATECCLLAVMAYDRYSAICNPLRYAAIMNKTVCVRLAAGSWICGSLVALGHTTFIFTLPFCGSNVINHFFCEIQPVLTLVCGDTYWNEFQIIVAAAFVIMMPFLLILVSYIHIISTILKMSSAKGRHRAFSTCSSHLTVVVLFYGTAVFIYIRPKSSYSLDVDKLLSLFYSVVTPILNPIIYSLRNKDVKRAIRRMGIKIFPPKT; encoded by the exons ATGGATattctttactcatgtga AGAAAATCACACCTCAGTGACTGAGTTCATTATACTGGGCTTTTCTAACCTCCCGCATATGGAGCGCCTTCTCTTTCTGTTGTTCATATGTATTTATTTCATCACAGTGCTGGGCAACATCCTCATCCTCATCCTTATAAATGTGGACCCAGCCCTTCAcgcccccatgtacttcttcctcaggAACTTGTCCTTCCTGGAGATCTGCTACACCTCTGTCACCCTGCCCAAGATGATGGCCAACCTCCTCTCAGAGGATAAAACTATCTCCTTTGTCGGTTGTGCTGCACAGATGTATTTCTTTCTGTTACTTGGAGCGACAGAGTGCTGCCTGCTAGCCGTTATGGCTTATGACCGCTACAGCGCCATATGTAACCCCCTGCGCTATGCGGCCATCATGAACAAGACTGTGTGTGTCCGGCTGGCTGCCGGCTCGTGGATCTGTGGCAGCCTCGTGGCCCTGGGCCACACCACGTTTATCTTCACACTGCCTTTCTGCGGGTCCAACGTGATCAACCACTTCTTCTGTGAGATCCAGCCGGTGCTGACGCTGGTCTGTGGGGACACCTACTGGAACGAGTTCCAAATCATTGTGGCAGCTGCCTTCGTCATCATGATGCCCTTCCTGCTGATCCTGGTGTCCTACATCCACATCATCTCCACGATCCTTAAAATGAGCTCTGCCAAAGGCAGACACAGAgctttctccacctgctcctcgcACCTCACTGTGGTGGTACTGTTCTACGGGACAGCCGTTTTCATCTACATACGTCCCAAATCCAGCTATTCCCTGGATGTGGACAAGTTGCTCTCTCTGTTCTATTCGGTGGTGACTCCAATACTGAACCCCATTatctacagcctcaggaacaaggATGTTAAAAGAGCAATTCGAAGAATGGGAATCAAGATCTTTCCTCCAAAAACATAG
- the LOC135886859 gene encoding olfactory receptor 10C1-like isoform X2 — translation MDIENHTSVTEFIILGFSNLPHMERLLFLLFICIYFITVLGNILILILINVDPALHAPMYFFLRNLSFLEICYTSVTLPKMMANLLSEDKTISFVGCAAQMYFFLLLGATECCLLAVMAYDRYSAICNPLRYAAIMNKTVCVRLAAGSWICGSLVALGHTTFIFTLPFCGSNVINHFFCEIQPVLTLVCGDTYWNEFQIIVAAAFVIMMPFLLILVSYIHIISTILKMSSAKGRHRAFSTCSSHLTVVVLFYGTAVFIYIRPKSSYSLDVDKLLSLFYSVVTPILNPIIYSLRNKDVKRAIRRMGIKIFPPKT, via the exons ATGGATAt AGAAAATCACACCTCAGTGACTGAGTTCATTATACTGGGCTTTTCTAACCTCCCGCATATGGAGCGCCTTCTCTTTCTGTTGTTCATATGTATTTATTTCATCACAGTGCTGGGCAACATCCTCATCCTCATCCTTATAAATGTGGACCCAGCCCTTCAcgcccccatgtacttcttcctcaggAACTTGTCCTTCCTGGAGATCTGCTACACCTCTGTCACCCTGCCCAAGATGATGGCCAACCTCCTCTCAGAGGATAAAACTATCTCCTTTGTCGGTTGTGCTGCACAGATGTATTTCTTTCTGTTACTTGGAGCGACAGAGTGCTGCCTGCTAGCCGTTATGGCTTATGACCGCTACAGCGCCATATGTAACCCCCTGCGCTATGCGGCCATCATGAACAAGACTGTGTGTGTCCGGCTGGCTGCCGGCTCGTGGATCTGTGGCAGCCTCGTGGCCCTGGGCCACACCACGTTTATCTTCACACTGCCTTTCTGCGGGTCCAACGTGATCAACCACTTCTTCTGTGAGATCCAGCCGGTGCTGACGCTGGTCTGTGGGGACACCTACTGGAACGAGTTCCAAATCATTGTGGCAGCTGCCTTCGTCATCATGATGCCCTTCCTGCTGATCCTGGTGTCCTACATCCACATCATCTCCACGATCCTTAAAATGAGCTCTGCCAAAGGCAGACACAGAgctttctccacctgctcctcgcACCTCACTGTGGTGGTACTGTTCTACGGGACAGCCGTTTTCATCTACATACGTCCCAAATCCAGCTATTCCCTGGATGTGGACAAGTTGCTCTCTCTGTTCTATTCGGTGGTGACTCCAATACTGAACCCCATTatctacagcctcaggaacaaggATGTTAAAAGAGCAATTCGAAGAATGGGAATCAAGATCTTTCCTCCAAAAACATAG